A single window of Dermacentor albipictus isolate Rhodes 1998 colony chromosome 1, USDA_Dalb.pri_finalv2, whole genome shotgun sequence DNA harbors:
- the Hex-A gene encoding hexokinase type 2 isoform X2 has product MMSEKRKKIEAMTRDLELPNDVLQKVSAKLLDEFNKGLGKETHKSAEVKMFMTYVRDVPNGSESGTFLALDLGGTNFRVLLIDIDGDRFSMQNEIYAIPQEIMLGTGAELFEHIADCLSKFMDKYKVKDKKLPLGFTFSFPCRQEGLTKARLVQWTKGFKCSGVENEDVVQLLREAIKKRRDINIDVMAVVNDTTGTLMSCAHKNKQCRLGLIVGTGTNACYMEKLENVELWDGDQNEPRQVIINTEWGAFGDHGSLEFVRTRYDKEIDSASLNPGKQLFEKMISGMYMGELVRRVLVHLAEENLMFSSKLSEKMKTPYLFKTKYISQIESDPRGVYEEAHSVMVKMDMVGTDDDCESLKLICARVSSRAAHLVSAAVATILNKMKRPHTTVGVDGSVYRFHPRFHALMEAKIAELANPQYKFDLMLSEDGSGRGAALVAAVAVRTKKQKAT; this is encoded by the exons ATTGAAGCCatgacccgtgacctcgagctcccCAATGATGTATTGCAAAAAGTTTCGGCCAAGCTTCTTGATGAATTCAACAAAGGCCTCGGAAAAGAAACTCACAAATCGGCTGAAGTCAAAATGTTCATGACCTATGTGAGGGACGTTCCCAACGGATCAG AAAGTGGAACATTCTTAGCCTTGGATTTGGGGGGCACGAACTTCCGAGTTCTGCTCATTGATATCGACGGTGATCGATTCAGCATGCAGAACGAAATTTACGCTATTCCTCAAGAAATCATGCTGGGAACTGGTGCTGAG TTGTTTGAACACATAGCTGACTGCTTGTCCAAATTTATGGACAAGTACAAAGTCAAGGACAAGAAGCTTCCCTTGGGCTTTACATTCAGCTTTCCCTGTCGGCAAGAAGGCCTCACGAAAGCCCGACTGGTTCAGTGGACCAAGGGCTTCAAATGCAGTGGTGTTGAGAATGAGGATGTAGTGCAACTGCTGAGGGAAGCAATCAAGAAGCGGAGG gACATCAATATTGATGTTATGGCAGTCGTCAATGACACAACAGGGACTCTCATGTCATGTGCTCACAAAAACAAGCAATGCAGACTTGGGCTCATTGTTG GAACTGGAACAAATGCATGTTACATGGAGAAACTAGAAAATGTTGAACTTTGGGATGGAGATCAAAATGAACCTCGACAAGTCATTATCAACACAGAGTGGGGTGCGTTTGGTGACCATGGCTCTTTGGAATTTGTGCGAACACGTTATGACAAAGAAATTGATTCGGCTTCACTCAACCCTGGAAAGCAGTT ATTTGAGAAAATGATTTCTGGCATGTACATGGGGGAGCTTGTCCGTCGTGTCTTGGTACACCTTGCGGAGGAAAATTTGATGTTCAGCTCGAAGCTTTCTGAGAAAATGAAGACCCCATATCTCTTCAAGACAAAGTACATTTCTCAAATTGAAAG TGATCCCCGAGGTGTCTATGAAGAAGCCCACAGTGTAATGGTGAAGATGGATATGGTTGGCACAGATGACGACTGTGAGAGCCTCAAGCTCATCTGTGCCCGTGTGTCATCACGTGCTGCCCACCTGGTGTCTGCGGCTGTGGCCACCATCCTAAACAAGATGAAGCGACCTCACACCACTGTGGGTGTTGATGGCTCAGTGTACCGGTTTCACCCCAGATTCCACGCACTCATGGAGGCGAAAATTGCCGAACTTGCCAATCCTCAGTATAAG
- the Hex-A gene encoding hexokinase type 2 isoform X3 translates to MTRDLELPNDVLQKVSAKLLDEFNKGLGKETHKSAEVKMFMTYVRDVPNGSESGTFLALDLGGTNFRVLLIDIDGDRFSMQNEIYAIPQEIMLGTGAELFEHIADCLSKFMDKYKVKDKKLPLGFTFSFPCRQEGLTKARLVQWTKGFKCSGVENEDVVQLLREAIKKRRDINIDVMAVVNDTTGTLMSCAHKNKQCRLGLIVGTGTNACYMEKLENVELWDGDQNEPRQVIINTEWGAFGDHGSLEFVRTRYDKEIDSASLNPGKQLFEKMISGMYMGELVRRVLVHLAEENLMFSSKLSEKMKTPYLFKTKYISQIESDPRGVYEEAHSVMVKMDMVGTDDDCESLKLICARVSSRAAHLVSAAVATILNKMKRPHTTVGVDGSVYRFHPRFHALMEAKIAELANPQYKFDLMLSEDGSGRGAALVAAVAVRTKKQKAT, encoded by the exons atgacccgtgacctcgagctcccCAATGATGTATTGCAAAAAGTTTCGGCCAAGCTTCTTGATGAATTCAACAAAGGCCTCGGAAAAGAAACTCACAAATCGGCTGAAGTCAAAATGTTCATGACCTATGTGAGGGACGTTCCCAACGGATCAG AAAGTGGAACATTCTTAGCCTTGGATTTGGGGGGCACGAACTTCCGAGTTCTGCTCATTGATATCGACGGTGATCGATTCAGCATGCAGAACGAAATTTACGCTATTCCTCAAGAAATCATGCTGGGAACTGGTGCTGAG TTGTTTGAACACATAGCTGACTGCTTGTCCAAATTTATGGACAAGTACAAAGTCAAGGACAAGAAGCTTCCCTTGGGCTTTACATTCAGCTTTCCCTGTCGGCAAGAAGGCCTCACGAAAGCCCGACTGGTTCAGTGGACCAAGGGCTTCAAATGCAGTGGTGTTGAGAATGAGGATGTAGTGCAACTGCTGAGGGAAGCAATCAAGAAGCGGAGG gACATCAATATTGATGTTATGGCAGTCGTCAATGACACAACAGGGACTCTCATGTCATGTGCTCACAAAAACAAGCAATGCAGACTTGGGCTCATTGTTG GAACTGGAACAAATGCATGTTACATGGAGAAACTAGAAAATGTTGAACTTTGGGATGGAGATCAAAATGAACCTCGACAAGTCATTATCAACACAGAGTGGGGTGCGTTTGGTGACCATGGCTCTTTGGAATTTGTGCGAACACGTTATGACAAAGAAATTGATTCGGCTTCACTCAACCCTGGAAAGCAGTT ATTTGAGAAAATGATTTCTGGCATGTACATGGGGGAGCTTGTCCGTCGTGTCTTGGTACACCTTGCGGAGGAAAATTTGATGTTCAGCTCGAAGCTTTCTGAGAAAATGAAGACCCCATATCTCTTCAAGACAAAGTACATTTCTCAAATTGAAAG TGATCCCCGAGGTGTCTATGAAGAAGCCCACAGTGTAATGGTGAAGATGGATATGGTTGGCACAGATGACGACTGTGAGAGCCTCAAGCTCATCTGTGCCCGTGTGTCATCACGTGCTGCCCACCTGGTGTCTGCGGCTGTGGCCACCATCCTAAACAAGATGAAGCGACCTCACACCACTGTGGGTGTTGATGGCTCAGTGTACCGGTTTCACCCCAGATTCCACGCACTCATGGAGGCGAAAATTGCCGAACTTGCCAATCCTCAGTATAAG